The following coding sequences lie in one Syngnathus scovelli strain Florida chromosome 1, RoL_Ssco_1.2, whole genome shotgun sequence genomic window:
- the si:dkey-183c6.7 gene encoding urea transporter 1 isoform X3 has product MLLALYWASPWQGLLGTLGLLTSTLVAVILGQDSAEVRGGLRGFNGMLVSLLIGVFNSAGDWYWWLLLPVCLASATSVFFFSGLSPILDRWDLPVAVFPFNMVIVLYFLCTGPDNPYFPHRLAVPPNSVPHNVTALSAAQVLQGIPLGVGQIFACDSLGPSLLIVGGLCLYSPLLAVHSLLGSAVGTLAGLSMAVRHEFLYTGLSGFNGALGCMAVGGLFFTFSWKTHLLAIACAFLSAFVDIALSNLLGAMGLPACSWAATLCITLLLLLPGSFSAHRIPLAQVKAPERNLRSNAQWQAASTVERGSTDV; this is encoded by the exons ATGCTGCTGGCGCTCTACTGGGCCTCCCCCTGGcaaggtctgctgggaacgctgGGCCTGCTGACCTCCACGCTCGTCGCCGTCATCTTGGGACAGGACAG CGCAGAAGTGCGGGGAGGGCTCCGCGGCTTCAACGGGATGTTGGTTTCTCTGCTAATAGGCGTGTTCAACAGCGCCGGAGACTGGTACTGGTGGCTGCTGCTGCCTGTTTGTTTGGCTTCGGCCACAAG TGTCTTCTTCTTCAGCGGTCTCTCACCAATTCTGGACCGCTGGGACTTGCCAGTTGCAGTCTTCCCCTTCAACATGGTCATCGTCCTCTACTTCCTGTGCACCGGCCCGGATAACCCCTACTTCCCGCACCGCCTCGCCGTCCCGCCCAACTCCGTGCCGCACAACGTCACGGCACTCAGTGCGGCCCag GTGTTACAAGGCATCCCCCTCGGCGTGGGCCAGATCTTCGCCTGTGATTCCTTGGGTCCCTCGCTGCTCATCGTGGGCGGACTCTGCCTTTACTCCCCCCTGCTTGCCGTCCACTCTCTGCTGGGCTCGGCAGTTGGAACGCTGGCTG GCTTATCCATGGCGGTGCGCCACGAGTTCCTATACACTGGTCTGTCTGGTTTTAATGGCGCTCTTGGCTGCATGGCTGTGGGAGGACTTTTCTTCACCTTCAGCTGGAAGACTCACCTGCTGGCCATCGCTTGTG CGTTCCTCTCTGCTTTCGTCGACATCGCTTTGAGCAATCTGCTGGGAGCT atgggcCTGCCGGCATGCAGTTGGGCAGCCACACTGTGCATcacgttgctgctgctgctgccgggcAGTTTTTCGGCCCACCGAATCCCCCTGGCTCAGGTCAAGGCCCCTGAGCGGAACCTGCGCTCCAACGCCCAATGGCAAGCTGCCAGCACCGTCGAAAGGGGCAGCACCGACGTCTAG
- the si:dkey-183c6.7 gene encoding urea transporter 1 isoform X2: MWTDAKADARDAGEKRASDIGRVRVVNRLMALTGDMLYLDKHIQDKWFVLQLAVWALRGVTRVILANNPLSGAVMLLALYWASPWQGLLGTLGLLTSTLVAVILGQDSVFFFSGLSPILDRWDLPVAVFPFNMVIVLYFLCTGPDNPYFPHRLAVPPNSVPHNVTALSAAQVLQGIPLGVGQIFACDSLGPSLLIVGGLCLYSPLLAVHSLLGSAVGTLAGLSMAVRHEFLYTGLSGFNGALGCMAVGGLFFTFSWKTHLLAIACAFLSAFVDIALSNLLGAMGLPACSWAATLCITLLLLLPGSFSAHRIPLAQVKAPERNLRSNAQWQAASTVERGSTDV; the protein is encoded by the exons ATGTGGACGGACGCTAAAGCGGACGCGCGGGACGCCGGCGAGAAACGAGCCAGTGACATCGGCCGCGTCCGTGTCGTCAACCGTCTCATGGCGCTGACTGGGGACATGTTGTACTTGGATAAGCACATACAAG ACAAGTGGTTTGTGCTGCAGCTGGCCGTGTGGGCCCTGCGAGGGGTGACCCGGGTGATTCTAGCCAACAACCCGCTGAGCGGTGCTGTCATGCTGCTGGCGCTCTACTGGGCCTCCCCCTGGcaaggtctgctgggaacgctgGGCCTGCTGACCTCCACGCTCGTCGCCGTCATCTTGGGACAGGACAG TGTCTTCTTCTTCAGCGGTCTCTCACCAATTCTGGACCGCTGGGACTTGCCAGTTGCAGTCTTCCCCTTCAACATGGTCATCGTCCTCTACTTCCTGTGCACCGGCCCGGATAACCCCTACTTCCCGCACCGCCTCGCCGTCCCGCCCAACTCCGTGCCGCACAACGTCACGGCACTCAGTGCGGCCCag GTGTTACAAGGCATCCCCCTCGGCGTGGGCCAGATCTTCGCCTGTGATTCCTTGGGTCCCTCGCTGCTCATCGTGGGCGGACTCTGCCTTTACTCCCCCCTGCTTGCCGTCCACTCTCTGCTGGGCTCGGCAGTTGGAACGCTGGCTG GCTTATCCATGGCGGTGCGCCACGAGTTCCTATACACTGGTCTGTCTGGTTTTAATGGCGCTCTTGGCTGCATGGCTGTGGGAGGACTTTTCTTCACCTTCAGCTGGAAGACTCACCTGCTGGCCATCGCTTGTG CGTTCCTCTCTGCTTTCGTCGACATCGCTTTGAGCAATCTGCTGGGAGCT atgggcCTGCCGGCATGCAGTTGGGCAGCCACACTGTGCATcacgttgctgctgctgctgccgggcAGTTTTTCGGCCCACCGAATCCCCCTGGCTCAGGTCAAGGCCCCTGAGCGGAACCTGCGCTCCAACGCCCAATGGCAAGCTGCCAGCACCGTCGAAAGGGGCAGCACCGACGTCTAG
- the si:dkey-183c6.7 gene encoding urea transporter 1 isoform X1: protein MWTDAKADARDAGEKRASDIGRVRVVNRLMALTGDMLYLDKHIQDKWFVLQLAVWALRGVTRVILANNPLSGAVMLLALYWASPWQGLLGTLGLLTSTLVAVILGQDSAEVRGGLRGFNGMLVSLLIGVFNSAGDWYWWLLLPVCLASATSVFFFSGLSPILDRWDLPVAVFPFNMVIVLYFLCTGPDNPYFPHRLAVPPNSVPHNVTALSAAQVLQGIPLGVGQIFACDSLGPSLLIVGGLCLYSPLLAVHSLLGSAVGTLAGLSMAVRHEFLYTGLSGFNGALGCMAVGGLFFTFSWKTHLLAIACAFLSAFVDIALSNLLGAMGLPACSWAATLCITLLLLLPGSFSAHRIPLAQVKAPERNLRSNAQWQAASTVERGSTDV from the exons ATGTGGACGGACGCTAAAGCGGACGCGCGGGACGCCGGCGAGAAACGAGCCAGTGACATCGGCCGCGTCCGTGTCGTCAACCGTCTCATGGCGCTGACTGGGGACATGTTGTACTTGGATAAGCACATACAAG ACAAGTGGTTTGTGCTGCAGCTGGCCGTGTGGGCCCTGCGAGGGGTGACCCGGGTGATTCTAGCCAACAACCCGCTGAGCGGTGCTGTCATGCTGCTGGCGCTCTACTGGGCCTCCCCCTGGcaaggtctgctgggaacgctgGGCCTGCTGACCTCCACGCTCGTCGCCGTCATCTTGGGACAGGACAG CGCAGAAGTGCGGGGAGGGCTCCGCGGCTTCAACGGGATGTTGGTTTCTCTGCTAATAGGCGTGTTCAACAGCGCCGGAGACTGGTACTGGTGGCTGCTGCTGCCTGTTTGTTTGGCTTCGGCCACAAG TGTCTTCTTCTTCAGCGGTCTCTCACCAATTCTGGACCGCTGGGACTTGCCAGTTGCAGTCTTCCCCTTCAACATGGTCATCGTCCTCTACTTCCTGTGCACCGGCCCGGATAACCCCTACTTCCCGCACCGCCTCGCCGTCCCGCCCAACTCCGTGCCGCACAACGTCACGGCACTCAGTGCGGCCCag GTGTTACAAGGCATCCCCCTCGGCGTGGGCCAGATCTTCGCCTGTGATTCCTTGGGTCCCTCGCTGCTCATCGTGGGCGGACTCTGCCTTTACTCCCCCCTGCTTGCCGTCCACTCTCTGCTGGGCTCGGCAGTTGGAACGCTGGCTG GCTTATCCATGGCGGTGCGCCACGAGTTCCTATACACTGGTCTGTCTGGTTTTAATGGCGCTCTTGGCTGCATGGCTGTGGGAGGACTTTTCTTCACCTTCAGCTGGAAGACTCACCTGCTGGCCATCGCTTGTG CGTTCCTCTCTGCTTTCGTCGACATCGCTTTGAGCAATCTGCTGGGAGCT atgggcCTGCCGGCATGCAGTTGGGCAGCCACACTGTGCATcacgttgctgctgctgctgccgggcAGTTTTTCGGCCCACCGAATCCCCCTGGCTCAGGTCAAGGCCCCTGAGCGGAACCTGCGCTCCAACGCCCAATGGCAAGCTGCCAGCACCGTCGAAAGGGGCAGCACCGACGTCTAG